The DNA sequence CACGAATCTCAAAATCAACTCGACAAGGCCCGCGACGCTTACGCGCAACTCGCCGAACCAGGGCGCTGGACCGACCCCATCTTCGCCACCGAGGCGCAGCGCCGCCTCAAGGCCCTGGAACAACAGTCCACCAAACAGTTTTACGATTGGTTCGCGCGTCAAGAACCGCTAGCTCCCGCCGGCACGCCCGCCGGGACCAAGCTCGATCTCGAAGCGCTTCCCGATAGCCCGCCCCCCACTTCGCCTCCGGCCGGCGACAATGCGGCTAGCCAATCGTCGTCGGAGCCCGCGCAACCCGCGGGCGGCGCCACTCCGCCAGCCGGCGAAGCCGCTCCAACTACCAGCGAAGCCACGCAAACCGCGGCTGCCCCCGCCGATGCCAAGCCCGGCGAAGCACCCGCTCCGACCACGCCATAGCGCCGGTTCTTCCATGGCATCCGGCGAGCTCACCTCCGAGCCAGTCGAGTTGGTGGTCGCCCCCGAGGAGGCTGGCCTGCGCCTCGACAGCTTTCTGGCCGTTCGCTTGCCCAAGTACAGCCGCGTTCACTTGCGCAAGGTGATCAACGCCGCCGCCGCCAAGGTCAACGATCGGCGCGAGAAGGCCGCGCACCATCTGCGCCCAGGAGACCGCGTTACCCTCTTCCTGCCAGACCTTCCGCGCAAGCGCGCCGCTCCCGAGGCCATTCCGCTGGTCGTGCTCTACGAAGACGATCTGCTAGTGGCGATCAACAAACCCCCCAACATGGTCGTGCATCCCGCGCGCGGCCATTGGACCGGCACCCTCGCCAGCGCGCTCGAGCATCGGTTTCAGTCGCTCAGCGCCGTCGGCGGTCCCACCCGGCCGGGCATCATCCATCGACTCGATCGCGACACCAGTGGCGTGATCCTCGTCGCCAAGACCGATGCAGCGCACTTGAAAATGTCGCGACAGTTCGAAGAACGACTAATCGAAAAGGAGTACTTCGCCATTGTCGCTGGCGAGCTGGATCGAGATCGCGACTGGATCGACGAGCCCATCGGCATGCACCCGCGACATCGCGAGAAGATGGCCATTCGCCACGATGCCGCCGACAGCCGCGCCGCGCAAAGCTTCTACGAGGTGATCGAACGTTTTCGCGGTTTCTGTGCCCTCAAAATTCTGCCCAAGACCGGGCGCACCCATCAGATTCGGGTCCATCTGGCCCATGCCGGCGCCCCGGTGCTGTGCGACAAGCAATATGGCGGCCGCAGTCAACTGACGCGGGGCGAACTATGGCGAGACCCGGCGGATCAGACCGTGCTCTTGGCGCGCCAAGCGCTGCATGCGCATCGCATCGCGTTCAGTCATCCGGGGACCGGCCAGCGCCTGCAAATCGAGGCCCCATTGCCCGATGATTTGCAGCAGTTGCTCGCCGTCTTGCGATCGCGCCAAGCGAACTACTCGAAATAACTTGCCTTCGGGCGCAGGCAGTGTTGCTAGCGGCAACGGAGAGGCCCCTCTCCCCTCCGTCGTCGATAGCATCCAGAAAACCAGTCAGGCGGTCTAACTGCCGCTGCTCGCCGCCAGATTCTCGCTGGCGGGCGTCGGCTCGCTAGACATGCTCGGCTGCGGCATGCTGGCGGCCATCGGTTTGCGGGCGCTTCCCTTTTTCTTCGCCCCCTTCTTGGCTGGCGCCTTCTTCGCGGCGGCTGGCTTTTTCTTGGCGGTCTTCTTCGCCGCCGCTGGCTTGGCTACGGTCTTCTTGCTCCCCTTCTTAGCCGCTTTCTTCGGCGCCTTCTTCCCCTTCTTGACGGTCACTTTAGCGCTCTTCTTGGCCGCCTTCCCTGCAGCTTTCTTCTTCTTCGCCATTAGGTGCGAACCTCCCGAGAGTGTTGGGGTTTGATCAACCGGCAATCGAATCCTTGGGCCGAGCGGCCGGGATTTTGCCGTTCAGTCGCGCTCTTCACCGGTACACGACTCGTGTAGTTTAGCGTCGTATTCAGTTAGTCAAGCATTTCCTTGGGCGCAGTCAAACAATCAAAGCGTAGCGCCTCGCGCCGCAGGCAATCGCCTTCGCGCGCCAGAGCACAACAGGCCCATTCGCGCCACGGTTCTCGCGCTGGCGCGAGCCTGCAACCGACCTGACGGGTTCTATTCCCGCTCATCTATCCATAAAATCTTCGGTTTGCCCTGTTCGATCACCGCTGCCGCGGGGCGGTTCCAAAAGATCAGCTTTCCACTTCCCGCCAGTAACTTGCCCAGGCGAGCGACGCCTTCCAGGAATCCACCTCATGCCGCGCTACAACCCCGCCACGATCGAGCCCAAATGGCAGGCCTTTTGGGAAGAGCAGCAAACCTTCGCCGCTCCGCGGCTGCCCAAAGCCGACAAGCTCTACGTGCTCGATATGTTCCCCTACCCCAGCGGCGATGGGCTCCATGTCGGGCATCCCGAGGGGTACACCGCCACTGACATCATCTGCCGCTGGGCCCGCATGAAGGGGATCTCGGTGATGCACCCGATGGGCTGGGATGCCTTTGGACTCCCCGCCGAGCAGCATGCCAAAAAGACGGGCGTCCCCCCGCGCATCACCACCGAAAAGAACATCAACACATTTCGCCGCCAACTGAAAATGCTCGGCTTC is a window from the Pirellulales bacterium genome containing:
- a CDS encoding RluA family pseudouridine synthase; the protein is MPSPAKHPLRPRHSAGSSMASGELTSEPVELVVAPEEAGLRLDSFLAVRLPKYSRVHLRKVINAAAAKVNDRREKAAHHLRPGDRVTLFLPDLPRKRAAPEAIPLVVLYEDDLLVAINKPPNMVVHPARGHWTGTLASALEHRFQSLSAVGGPTRPGIIHRLDRDTSGVILVAKTDAAHLKMSRQFEERLIEKEYFAIVAGELDRDRDWIDEPIGMHPRHREKMAIRHDAADSRAAQSFYEVIERFRGFCALKILPKTGRTHQIRVHLAHAGAPVLCDKQYGGRSQLTRGELWRDPADQTVLLARQALHAHRIAFSHPGTGQRLQIEAPLPDDLQQLLAVLRSRQANYSK